The Meriones unguiculatus strain TT.TT164.6M chromosome 6, Bangor_MerUng_6.1, whole genome shotgun sequence genome has a window encoding:
- the Ccpg1 gene encoding cell cycle progression protein 1 isoform X5: MSISELPVTILTLLHLNHLSWKKWGTRRLLKKRPAPTTLTWVLPPAASTPSARQNPPSDEESSSDDTSHEPSPAPRRRRNRKKTISVSESEELPLAEAEDELSKEPRKCHFSGGLNKCVILALVIAVSMGFGHFYGTIQIQKRQQLVRKIHGEELNGVKDHLLQCQQEQESFLDFKLLKENLERCWTVTEAEKVTFETQKKNLAAENQYLRISLEKEEKALSSLQEELQQLRGQIRLLEDKGTNNQLLRENQALKQCLAMEKEKTDSFLNEKETLLEEAKMLKKDLERERLTAMALRAELEQLVPGRAQAQADSHSAQNEEKEMVLLQQRLAELEQKLNFEQQRSDLWERLYVEAKDQNGKQETDGRKRGSKGNQRAKSKSKETFLGTVKETFDAMKNSTKEFVRHHKEKIKQAKEAVKENLKKFSDSVKSTFRHFKDTTKNIFDEKGNKRFGASKEAAGEKARTAYGYSSYSVHEAPNQNQNCRGPSAQRDRGREKPSHSEEDRKKANPYTYEAKFDCRDTHSTRRVCLGCTGQESISPINTAGTVSMNDFRELIQWYLLNELDNFHHWKELDQFISPFFPNGVFRYDQKLFVDLVDDVKGYLKGIKEYQVEDASLQKLDECIYRHLGPLSALPLGPRSVYIKPCYYNSF; this comes from the exons ATGTCTATTTCGGAACTACCAGTGACGATTCTGACATTGTTACACTTGAACCACCTAAGCTGGAAGAAATGGGGAACCAGGAGGTTATTAAAGAAGCGCCCGGCTCCGACAACTTTAACATGGGTTCTTCCTCCAGCAGCCAGTACACCTTCTGCCCGCCAGAACCCG CCTAGTGATGAGGAATCCAGTAGTGATGACACCAGCCATGAGCCCAGCCCTGCCCCACGCCGCCGCCGCAACAGGAAGAAGACCATTTCTGTCTCAGAGTCTGAGGAGCTGCCACTCGCTGAAGCAGAAGATGAGCTCTCCAAGGAGCCAAGGAAATGCCACTTTAGTGGTGGTCTCAACAAGTGTGTTATCCTGGCCTTGGTGATCGCTGTCAGCATGGGATTTGGACATTTCTATG GCACAATTCAGATTCAGAAGCGTCAGCAGTTAGTCAGAAAGATCCATGGAGAGGAGCTGAATGGTGTGAAGGATCATCTCTTGCAATGCCAGCAGGAACAAGAGTCTTTTCTAGATTTCAAG TTATTGAAAGAAAACCTTGAGAGGTGTTGGACAGTTACTGAAGCAGAGAAAGTTACCTTTGAAACTCAGAAGAAGAATCTTGCTGCAGAAAACCAGTATTTACGAATATCtctggaaaaggaagagaaagcccTGTCTTCATTACAGGAAGAGTTACAGCAACTAAGGGGGCAGATTAGACTGTTGGAGGATAAAGGCACAAATAACCAGTTACTTAGAGAGAACCAGGCTCTTAAGCAGTGCTTAGcaatggagaaagagaaaacagatagCTTCCTTAATGAAAAGGAGACTCTCTTGGAGGAAGCAAAGATGCtgaagaaggacctggagagagaACGGCTCACAGCAATGGCTCTGCGGGCTGAACTTGAGCAGTTAGTCCCTGGCCGGGCCCAGGCCCAGGCAGATTCTCACAGTGCACAGAATGAAGAGAAGGAAATGGTGCTGTTGCAACAGAGGTTGGCTGAGCTGGAGCAGAAGCTAAACTTCGAGCAGCAGCGCTCTGACTTGTGGGAAAGACTGTATGTTGAGGCAAAGGACCAAAATGGAAAGCAGGAGACcgatgggaggaagagaggaagcaaaGGAAACCAGAGGGCTAAGAGCAAGTCGAAGGAGACATTTCTGGGGACAGTTAAAGAAACATTTGATGCTATGAAGAATTCAACCAAGGAGTTTGTAAGACATCATAAAGAAAAAATCAAGCAGGCAAAAGAAGCTGTGAAGGAAAATCTGAAGAAGTTCTCAGATTCAGTCAAGTCCACTTTCCGGCATTTCAAAGATACCACCAAAAATATCTTTGATGAAAAGGGCAATAAGAGATTCGGGGCTTCAAAAGAAGCAGCAGGTGAAAAAGCAAGAACAGCTTATGGTTATTCTTCATACTCCGTGCACGAGGCACCGAACCAAAACCAGAACTGCAGAGGCCCGTCTGCACAGAGggatagaggaagagaaaagccCAGTCACTCTGAAGAAGATAGGAAAAAGGCAAATCCATATACGTACGAGGCCAAGTTTGACTGCAGAGACACACATTCTACCCGAAGGGTTTGTTTGGGATGCACTGGACAAGAATCCATCAGCCCTATTAACACAGCGGGCACCGTCAGCATGAATGACTTCAGAGAGCTGATTCAGTGGTACTTACTGAATGAACTGGATAATTTTCACCACTGGAAAGAACTGGATCAGTTCATCAGTCCATTTTTCCCGAACGGTGTCTTTAGATACGACCAGAAGCTCTTCGTAGACCTTGTTGATGACGTGAAAGGCTACCTTAAGGGCATAAAGGAGTACCAAGTAGAGGATGCCAGTTTGCAGAAGCTGGATGAATGTATATATAGACACTTGGGGCCCCTTTCCGCCCTTCCACTCGGACCCAGGTCGGTTTACATAAAGCCATGTTACTATAATAGCTTCTAA